A genomic stretch from Dyella sp. M7H15-1 includes:
- the purT gene encoding formate-dependent phosphoribosylglycinamide formyltransferase, with product MKPFGTPHSDHALKVLLLGAGELGKEVAIELQRYAVEVVAVDRYAHAPAMQVAHRSHVLDMLDGTALRALIEQEKPDLVVPEIEAIHTPTLIELEKAGLRVVPTARATWLTMNREGIRRLAAEELGLPTSSYRFCDSQAEYQKAVAAIGYPFVIKPVMSSSGKGQSIVRDASGVQEAWDYAQSGGRAGKGRVIVEGFVPFDDEITLLTIRHKNGISFCAPIGHRQEDGDYRESWQPQPMSEAALKEAQHQAEAITGALGGWGVFGVEFFVKGDGIIFSEVSPRPHDTGLVTLISQELSEFALHARAILGLPIPVIHQYGPSASCAVLVEGEGRAPRYHGIAEALAEPDTQLRIFGKPQVKGRRRMAVTLARDRDVEAAKAKAIRAAKAVRTEL from the coding sequence ACGCCCCATTCCGACCATGCGCTGAAGGTTTTACTGCTGGGGGCGGGTGAGCTAGGCAAGGAGGTCGCGATCGAATTGCAACGCTATGCGGTAGAGGTGGTAGCGGTGGATCGCTATGCCCATGCGCCGGCCATGCAGGTGGCGCATCGCAGTCATGTGCTCGACATGCTGGACGGCACAGCGTTGCGTGCGCTGATCGAACAGGAAAAGCCCGATTTGGTCGTGCCAGAAATCGAGGCGATCCATACACCCACCCTGATCGAGCTGGAAAAAGCAGGCTTGCGGGTGGTCCCGACCGCACGCGCCACCTGGCTGACCATGAACCGCGAGGGTATCCGCCGGCTGGCGGCCGAGGAGCTTGGTCTACCCACGTCATCCTATCGTTTTTGCGACAGTCAGGCGGAATATCAGAAGGCCGTGGCGGCCATCGGTTACCCCTTCGTCATCAAGCCGGTGATGAGTTCGTCGGGCAAGGGGCAGAGCATCGTGCGGGATGCATCCGGCGTGCAGGAAGCGTGGGATTACGCCCAATCCGGTGGCCGCGCCGGTAAAGGTCGGGTGATCGTGGAAGGCTTCGTGCCGTTCGACGATGAGATCACCCTGCTTACCATCCGACACAAAAACGGCATCAGCTTCTGCGCCCCGATCGGGCATCGTCAGGAAGACGGCGATTACCGCGAATCCTGGCAGCCGCAACCGATGAGCGAGGCCGCGCTGAAAGAAGCGCAGCATCAGGCCGAAGCGATTACCGGCGCCTTGGGCGGCTGGGGCGTGTTTGGCGTGGAGTTCTTTGTGAAGGGTGACGGCATCATCTTTTCCGAGGTTAGCCCCCGCCCGCATGACACCGGACTGGTGACGTTGATCTCGCAGGAACTCTCTGAGTTCGCCCTGCATGCACGGGCTATCCTGGGGCTGCCGATTCCGGTCATTCACCAGTACGGGCCTTCGGCTTCGTGTGCTGTGTTGGTGGAAGGGGAGGGGCGCGCGCCGCGCTATCACGGCATCGCCGAAGCACTAGCGGAACCGGATACCCAATTGCGCATCTTCGGCAAACCGCAGGTGAAGGGGCGTCGTCGCATGGCGGTAACTTTGGCACGCGATAGGGATGTCGAGGCAGCCAAGGCCAAGGCAATTCGTGCTGCAAAGGCCGTTCGCACGGAGTTGTAA